Proteins found in one Bremerella volcania genomic segment:
- a CDS encoding DUF1559 domain-containing protein, with amino-acid sequence MRHSPAAPARRAFTLVELLVVIAIIGVLIALLLPAVQQAREAARRMQCSNHLKQIGLAVHNYHDTYGSFPPGIIVNYNRAATWDVLTSPSAWNWSALILPFIEQQALHDGLGITQGVYADEAYQDATRLALMQTPISGYRCPSDTTDDLNGNLGWSMSKGANDVATMNYVAMAHFKRDGDSSKFASGADTQTGSFLVSRGLTFSDLTDGTSNILGIGERCNRLGSQHYRAAVWACSAATTHACDHRYDCMASTALSPNSNHPDNWRLNGNLSSNHPGGVMAMLMDASVRFIPETIDHDPLQDNNIDSVYEKLGARSDGQPVGEF; translated from the coding sequence ATGCGACACTCCCCTGCGGCACCAGCACGCCGTGCGTTTACGCTTGTTGAACTGCTCGTTGTTATTGCCATTATTGGGGTGCTTATTGCCCTGCTACTTCCTGCGGTGCAGCAGGCGCGCGAAGCAGCTCGGCGGATGCAGTGCAGCAATCACTTGAAACAGATCGGCCTGGCCGTGCATAACTATCACGATACCTACGGTAGTTTTCCGCCAGGCATCATCGTGAATTACAACCGGGCCGCCACGTGGGACGTATTGACGTCCCCCAGTGCGTGGAATTGGTCGGCATTGATTCTGCCGTTTATCGAACAACAGGCCCTGCACGACGGGCTGGGCATTACCCAGGGGGTGTACGCGGACGAGGCCTATCAGGATGCGACTCGCCTGGCTTTGATGCAGACGCCGATCAGCGGCTACCGCTGCCCTTCGGATACGACCGACGATTTGAATGGCAACCTCGGCTGGTCGATGTCGAAAGGGGCGAATGACGTCGCCACGATGAATTACGTCGCCATGGCCCACTTCAAGCGAGATGGTGATAGCTCTAAGTTCGCCAGCGGCGCCGATACGCAAACCGGTTCGTTCCTCGTCAGCCGCGGGCTGACCTTCTCGGACCTGACCGATGGTACGAGCAACATTCTGGGTATTGGCGAACGCTGTAACCGACTGGGGAGCCAGCATTATCGCGCGGCCGTGTGGGCGTGTTCGGCGGCGACCACGCACGCGTGCGATCACCGTTACGACTGCATGGCCTCGACGGCCTTGTCCCCTAACTCGAATCACCCAGATAACTGGCGACTCAATGGCAACCTGTCAAGCAACCATCCCGGCGGCGTGATGGCGATGCTGATGGACGCCTCGGTACGTTTCATTCCCGAAACGATCGATCACGATCCGCTTCAAGACAACAACATCGATTCGGTGTACGAGAAGCTGGGTGCCCGGAGCGACGGTCAGCCGGTGGGCGAATTCTAA
- a CDS encoding sulfatase-like hydrolase/transferase, with protein sequence MRTLLLSCVLVLLASSWLAAETTRPNILILIGDDIDRDSLGPWGGQAHTPNLDQLAKDGMRLDGVYANVAMCAPFRQELYSGRTAWRTRAMPNHSKSVEGTKSLPHYLQPLGYRVGLLGKTHIGPRDAYPFDYLGDVSKQKDGNPELVRRATAYIQEAKAAGEPFCLVVASHDGHGPYTTGDPSKYDQETFELEADKIDTPAYRSELQLHLAEVTNLDKLLGELRGVLADEKLADKTLVLFCSEQGNAFPFAKWTCFNDGLASGMVVALPGKIPAGKSNAQLTWIADVTPTLLEAVGGKGTADDFDGKSQWRNWTGGNEQVHKYAYGAFTNCNIIDNRERVYPIRSIRDDRFTLIWSPQHDEEITSNTTLTEALAWLESEPQDGKASPAATWVRKAKRTKTEKDDQLVHRLHHRPEWALYDRTADPEELTNLIDDSKYAKDAERLKQELKTWLTRWDDTDPVVTERGFVKRSKAQPH encoded by the coding sequence ATGCGAACGCTTCTTCTGAGCTGCGTGCTTGTTCTGCTGGCCTCTTCCTGGCTGGCTGCGGAAACGACTCGTCCCAACATCCTGATCTTGATCGGCGATGACATCGACCGCGACTCGCTCGGCCCGTGGGGTGGTCAGGCTCACACGCCCAATCTCGATCAGTTGGCCAAGGATGGCATGCGGCTCGATGGCGTTTATGCGAACGTCGCCATGTGTGCTCCGTTTCGGCAAGAGCTTTACAGCGGGCGCACGGCCTGGCGGACGCGGGCCATGCCCAATCACAGCAAGTCGGTCGAGGGGACCAAGAGCCTGCCCCATTACCTGCAGCCGCTGGGCTATCGCGTGGGCCTCTTGGGCAAAACGCATATCGGTCCAAGGGATGCTTACCCGTTCGATTATCTCGGCGACGTCAGCAAGCAGAAAGATGGCAACCCGGAACTTGTCCGCCGTGCGACGGCCTACATCCAAGAGGCCAAGGCCGCAGGCGAACCGTTCTGTCTGGTGGTCGCCTCGCACGATGGTCACGGCCCATACACCACCGGCGATCCTTCAAAGTACGACCAAGAGACCTTCGAGTTGGAAGCCGACAAGATCGACACGCCTGCCTATCGCAGCGAACTTCAATTGCATCTGGCTGAAGTGACCAACCTCGATAAGCTGCTCGGCGAACTTCGCGGCGTACTGGCCGACGAAAAGCTGGCCGACAAGACGCTCGTCCTGTTCTGCTCGGAACAAGGCAACGCGTTCCCGTTTGCCAAGTGGACCTGCTTCAACGACGGGCTGGCCAGCGGCATGGTGGTCGCGCTGCCTGGCAAAATTCCCGCCGGCAAAAGCAATGCTCAACTTACCTGGATCGCCGACGTCACTCCGACGCTTCTGGAAGCAGTCGGCGGCAAGGGCACCGCCGATGACTTCGACGGCAAAAGCCAATGGCGGAACTGGACCGGCGGCAACGAGCAAGTCCACAAGTACGCCTATGGTGCGTTCACCAACTGCAACATCATCGACAACCGCGAGCGGGTCTACCCGATCCGCTCGATCCGTGACGACCGCTTCACGCTGATCTGGTCCCCTCAGCACGACGAAGAGATCACCTCGAACACCACGCTGACCGAGGCCTTGGCCTGGCTCGAGTCGGAACCCCAGGATGGCAAGGCCAGCCCCGCCGCCACCTGGGTTCGCAAGGCAAAGCGAACTAAGACCGAAAAGGACGACCAACTCGTCCACCGCCTTCATCACCGGCCCGAGTGGGCCCTATACGATCGCACGGCCGATCCGGAAGAACTGACCAACCTGATCGATGACTCTAAGTATGCCAAGGACGCCGAGCGACTGAAGCAGGAACTCAAGACCTGGCTAACCAGGTGGGACGATACCGATCCGGTGGTGACCGAACGCGGGTTCGTGAAAAGGTCGAAAGCGCAACCGCATTAA
- the guaB gene encoding IMP dehydrogenase, which translates to MEDRFAKVAITFDDVLLAPRFSDFVPADVTTKTQLTANIALNIPLLSSPMDTVTESEMAIALAKEGGLGIIHKNLSTEVQTEEVTKVKRSANGIIVDPVTLPPTAPVNEAKRVMDQHHVSGVPIIGSDGKLAGIITRRDLRFLESNDLSINEVMTKDNLVTATGTVTLTEAEQILTAKKVEKLLLVDEDYKLTGLITIKDIDMMNRFPQASKDSMGRLRAGAAVGVMDFDRVQSLINADVDVLVVDSAHGHSKNVIETVREIKKNWSIDVIAGNVATAEGCEDLINAGADAVKVGIGPGSICTTRVVSGVGVPQITAIHDTSVVAAKYGIPIIADGGVRFSGDITKAIAAGASVVMVGGLFAGVAESPGEVILYQGRTFKVYRGMGSLGAMVKGSKERYRQGSVTDGGKLVPEGVEGRVPFKGNLSAFVYQLVGGLRAGMGYCGTRTIEELRKDATFIRVTSASVRESHPHDIAITQESPNYSPETHDNE; encoded by the coding sequence ATGGAAGATCGCTTTGCCAAGGTCGCGATTACGTTTGATGACGTGCTGCTTGCCCCGCGCTTTAGCGACTTTGTGCCAGCGGACGTCACGACCAAGACCCAGCTGACGGCGAACATCGCGTTGAACATTCCGCTGCTCAGCTCGCCGATGGATACGGTCACGGAATCGGAGATGGCCATTGCCCTGGCCAAGGAAGGTGGCCTGGGGATCATTCATAAGAATCTGTCGACCGAAGTGCAGACCGAAGAAGTCACCAAGGTGAAGCGGTCGGCCAACGGGATTATCGTCGACCCGGTCACGCTACCACCGACAGCACCGGTCAACGAAGCGAAGCGCGTGATGGATCAGCATCACGTTTCCGGCGTTCCTATCATTGGCAGCGATGGCAAGCTAGCTGGCATCATCACCCGCCGCGATTTACGCTTCCTCGAGTCGAATGACCTTTCTATCAACGAGGTTATGACGAAAGACAACCTCGTGACAGCAACGGGGACCGTAACGCTTACGGAAGCTGAGCAAATTTTAACGGCTAAAAAGGTGGAGAAACTTTTACTGGTTGACGAAGATTACAAACTGACGGGTCTCATCACGATCAAGGACATTGACATGATGAACCGGTTCCCCCAGGCGTCCAAAGACTCGATGGGACGTTTGAGGGCTGGAGCCGCCGTCGGTGTGATGGATTTCGACCGGGTTCAAAGTCTCATCAATGCCGACGTCGACGTGTTGGTAGTGGATAGTGCTCACGGGCACTCCAAGAATGTCATCGAGACCGTTCGCGAGATCAAAAAGAACTGGAGCATCGACGTGATCGCCGGCAATGTGGCGACCGCGGAAGGATGCGAAGACTTGATCAACGCGGGCGCGGACGCGGTAAAGGTTGGCATCGGGCCTGGCTCGATCTGCACGACCCGAGTCGTCTCCGGGGTGGGCGTTCCACAAATCACGGCGATTCACGATACCAGCGTGGTCGCTGCGAAATATGGAATTCCGATCATCGCGGACGGCGGCGTTCGATTCTCGGGCGACATTACCAAGGCGATCGCAGCAGGTGCGAGCGTGGTTATGGTTGGCGGTTTGTTCGCCGGCGTGGCCGAAAGCCCTGGCGAGGTGATCCTGTACCAAGGTCGAACCTTCAAGGTTTACCGCGGGATGGGCAGCCTCGGAGCGATGGTGAAAGGCTCCAAAGAGCGGTACCGACAAGGCAGCGTCACCGACGGTGGCAAGCTGGTTCCCGAAGGGGTTGAAGGTCGTGTGCCGTTCAAAGGGAATTTGAGCGCGTTCGTGTATCAGTTGGTTGGCGGTTTACGAGCCGGCATGGGATACTGCGGAACGCGAACCATCGAGGAGTTGCGCAAGGACGCCACCTTTATCCGAGTTACCTCGGCTAGTGTTAGGGAAAGCCATCCTCATGACATCGCGATCACTCAAGAGTCTCCTAACTACAGCCCGGAGACACACGACAACGAATAG
- a CDS encoding carboxypeptidase-like regulatory domain-containing protein, with protein MTRTLNCAILFCLMSLVGCQGGNEGVTGTVSLDGKPLPKAEVVFTPTEGGRPATATTDASGKYDLLYTINQKGAPAGEYVVRIRTATTTTGEDGRDIQSPELVPAKYNQQSELVVEVKEGAANQFDFDLKSE; from the coding sequence ATGACACGAACTCTTAACTGCGCCATTCTGTTCTGCTTGATGTCTCTCGTGGGATGCCAGGGGGGAAACGAAGGGGTTACGGGAACGGTTTCCCTGGACGGAAAGCCCCTTCCGAAAGCCGAAGTGGTTTTCACTCCAACCGAAGGAGGCCGACCGGCAACCGCCACAACCGATGCCTCTGGCAAGTACGACTTGCTGTACACCATCAACCAGAAAGGGGCTCCGGCTGGTGAGTACGTCGTAAGGATCCGCACGGCGACCACAACCACCGGCGAAGACGGTCGCGACATCCAAAGCCCTGAATTAGTCCCCGCCAAATACAACCAGCAAAGCGAACTGGTAGTTGAGGTGAAAGAAGGGGCTGCGAACCAATTCGACTTCGACTTGAAGTCCGAATAG
- a CDS encoding DUF1559 family PulG-like putative transporter yields the protein MRGKNGFTLVELLVVIAIIGVLIALLLPAVQQAREAARRMSCNNNLKNLALGFHNHHDVFGQFPAGGEHTGTGDREMWGWGAHILPFIEQNSLYDRLKVTDQFLKDTLDDTTLRPLTQTKLEIFICPSDPGGHLMDGGQMNSGTGRHFNGLSSVNNSFRVAKSNYIGVCGMFDVDHRRNNGVLFRGSEIRFADITDGTSNTFLLGERNRRCAQGAWVGNRNVTGGGPQGADYTMGRVTIPVNHTSNASHQCVEAFASEHPGGSLFAYADGSVHFISDTIDYNNAGVNGNNQSNNDAPPTFNSNNLGTYQRLGARDDGAPIDGN from the coding sequence ATGCGCGGGAAAAACGGATTCACGCTTGTCGAGCTACTAGTTGTCATCGCAATCATTGGTGTGCTAATCGCCTTGCTTCTGCCGGCCGTTCAACAAGCACGTGAAGCCGCTCGGCGAATGAGCTGTAACAACAATCTGAAGAACCTGGCACTCGGTTTTCACAATCATCATGACGTCTTCGGCCAATTCCCAGCTGGTGGAGAACACACCGGGACAGGCGACCGTGAAATGTGGGGCTGGGGAGCACATATCCTGCCGTTCATCGAGCAAAACAGTCTCTATGATCGGCTCAAAGTGACAGACCAATTCCTGAAAGATACGTTGGACGATACGACGCTTCGTCCACTCACCCAAACCAAGCTGGAAATCTTCATTTGCCCTTCCGATCCAGGCGGACATCTGATGGATGGCGGTCAAATGAACAGTGGCACCGGTCGGCACTTCAATGGACTGTCGAGCGTGAATAACAGCTTCCGAGTTGCTAAGTCGAATTACATCGGTGTTTGCGGCATGTTTGACGTTGATCACCGCCGAAACAACGGGGTGCTATTTCGTGGTAGCGAAATCCGTTTCGCGGATATCACCGACGGTACGTCCAATACGTTCCTGCTTGGTGAACGCAACCGGCGTTGTGCCCAGGGTGCCTGGGTGGGTAATCGCAATGTGACCGGAGGCGGCCCTCAAGGCGCTGACTATACCATGGGCCGCGTGACCATTCCGGTAAATCACACCAGTAACGCCTCGCACCAATGCGTCGAAGCGTTCGCTAGCGAGCATCCCGGCGGCTCACTGTTTGCGTACGCCGATGGTTCGGTTCACTTCATTTCCGATACGATCGACTACAACAACGCCGGCGTCAACGGAAACAACCAGAGCAACAACGATGCTCCTCCGACGTTCAACTCGAACAATCTGGGCACCTATCAACGTCTAGGTGCACGAGATGACGGGGCTCCGATCGACGGCAATTAG
- a CDS encoding DUF2784 domain-containing protein, with protein MLIFLDYFLLIFHLALTAFNALGWAFERTRKAHLILILLTLASWTVLSPFYGWGYCPFTDWHWQVKRALGEGPLPGSFIKYCLDGCTGWDSDPVLVTYATAVVGVTAMLMSITLNILAWHYRLKVQRADTA; from the coding sequence GTGCTCATCTTCCTGGATTATTTCCTGCTGATCTTTCATCTCGCCCTGACGGCGTTTAACGCGCTGGGCTGGGCATTTGAGAGAACGCGGAAGGCACATCTGATTCTGATCTTATTGACCCTGGCATCGTGGACGGTGCTCAGTCCGTTTTATGGGTGGGGCTACTGCCCGTTTACCGATTGGCACTGGCAGGTGAAACGAGCCCTGGGTGAAGGCCCCCTGCCCGGCTCGTTCATAAAATACTGCCTGGACGGCTGCACCGGCTGGGACTCGGACCCCGTTCTGGTGACTTATGCGACGGCGGTTGTGGGGGTGACGGCCATGCTGATGTCGATCACTCTGAACATTCTTGCCTGGCATTACCGCTTGAAAGTTCAGCGAGCTGATACGGCGTGA
- a CDS encoding GEVED domain-containing protein codes for MKRRGNPKLSKRRNNGLHSCRAEQLEDRRLLTGTPNYPIDEFITFADGVLSENNGEYAKFGTSLAMIAMQYDAQMDAGTPSGDLHFSNEGFVQVQNGWVAIESIVAEGVSTDSYVNSLTSLGSEGISSFGRAVSARVPLSALKDLAQLSSASFSNAVLKPVSDVGLVTSQAVQGLNVDDAFQAYGVDGTGITVGILSDSFDALGGYATDVAAGDLPAGVNVLSDYAFGSDEGRGMAQLIYDIAPNSNLMFYTAFNSAADFANGILALANAGADVIVDDVRYGNEPMFQDGIIAQAVDTVVASGVSYFASQGNYADNSYESAFTDSGQTFGNTTEVMHDFDPGTGVDTMQSISIPINGSLRTAFQWDEAFASAGGTGSTSDYNIYLLDANGTVVASSIDSNVGNDASEFLGYVNTTNSTDFQIVITRLAGADAGLMKYVILSTQPTINEYATNSATSFGHSNSAGAAAVGASYYVDTPEFGQDPPLRESFTSLGGVPILFDLSGNRLGTAENRQAPNFSAIDGVNTTFFGQDSDGDGFPNFFGTSAAAPNAAAVAALMLQRNPDLTPTEVYTILQDTAIDMETPGADLLTGYGLIDAFEAVGATPLPSNPTGPGGGGSGSIDVCGVALPSGTTSVAGAIGGNFFASNHAILDGTSPGQLGYDEVILDFLRGNGTSTEIPKSEYSIAVVGNGNVTWSFSNGTQQATGYERTDFYNINYIDPSIFNELISHDLIIVLSGEDAITDGLSASEMALWATVEDNIADAVNYRGLDIWVGASGGDAAYHDFLPTGILPTTAEAGIDPLDGFEVTAEGQLLGITDTMVDAADATFYFNSGLDGDLSTLEIRNFDESISVAAAGIAFYNDELIPAADVPGGTTQGMVGLAFQDLNMDGFKDATEMGIAGAKYFIDYNGDGLIGLCEPTATSNAAGEFILHAAYSGMFQILPVPSPGAVTTTTTPIYVTIADDGSASLSAPLEFGVIAGSDSGNGGLGGSTPVAQGAYLGASPIADDGVFFGNGIKKGTNTVTITSNVVHSNVVLNAWIDLNKDGDFNDANERIFTNVKLTPGQANYTFTIPTSVFDDSVLPDAARLAANMRFRVGPTLNVGPTADDAFGEIEDYKVFITQPADTGLIAVDDVFTYEEDTDGQVFNVLANDKSFFNRSLTIVPGSVTNISPVETPPLDIYVSPDGTRIIFDAAGVMDLTEDITFEYTVQDSAGVMETATVTLVAPIDPMALTVTTNQLAFNNKTQAADVNNDGSLTNIDYVMILNELRGTGSRALPNFGSGSTNFNKFIDVNADGRFSALDLLRLMDIMADKSPQGESLEQEPVATESVETQLAMPVVEVAALISKAEVTSPAAPVSQTYSKFQVIASDWAIASETGDVETVETEVILDETTTELAFSSLGSDQSDLLWSDSDELEFASTDGEAEDDVFADPEWDSELLSY; via the coding sequence ATGAAGCGCCGCGGCAACCCTAAACTCTCAAAGCGACGTAACAATGGCTTGCACAGTTGCCGTGCAGAACAACTTGAAGACCGTCGTCTGCTGACAGGCACCCCAAACTATCCCATTGATGAATTCATCACATTTGCGGACGGAGTGCTCAGCGAAAACAATGGCGAGTATGCGAAGTTTGGGACGTCCTTGGCGATGATCGCCATGCAGTACGATGCCCAAATGGACGCAGGTACGCCCAGTGGCGATTTACACTTCTCCAACGAAGGTTTCGTTCAAGTACAGAACGGGTGGGTCGCAATTGAATCGATCGTAGCCGAAGGTGTTTCGACCGATTCTTATGTCAATAGCTTGACATCATTAGGATCCGAAGGGATTTCCTCCTTTGGCCGCGCGGTCTCCGCCCGGGTTCCGCTCAGCGCACTGAAAGACCTGGCACAATTGTCGTCGGCCAGTTTCTCGAATGCTGTGCTCAAACCAGTCTCAGACGTGGGACTGGTGACAAGCCAAGCCGTCCAGGGGCTGAATGTGGACGATGCGTTTCAGGCCTATGGGGTCGATGGTACTGGAATCACCGTTGGCATTCTTTCCGATAGTTTCGATGCCTTGGGGGGATATGCAACGGATGTCGCGGCAGGTGATCTTCCAGCCGGCGTCAATGTCTTGTCCGATTACGCTTTCGGCTCGGACGAAGGTCGTGGTATGGCACAACTCATCTACGACATTGCACCAAACTCGAATCTTATGTTCTACACGGCGTTCAATAGTGCAGCTGACTTTGCCAATGGCATTCTCGCACTCGCCAATGCCGGGGCCGACGTCATCGTCGATGACGTTCGATACGGCAATGAGCCGATGTTCCAGGATGGTATTATCGCCCAGGCAGTCGATACCGTTGTTGCGTCAGGGGTTTCCTACTTCGCTTCGCAGGGGAACTACGCCGACAATAGTTATGAGTCGGCCTTCACGGATAGTGGGCAGACTTTTGGTAACACCACCGAAGTGATGCACGACTTCGATCCTGGAACGGGCGTTGACACGATGCAGAGCATCTCGATTCCAATTAATGGCAGTCTTCGGACTGCTTTTCAGTGGGATGAAGCCTTCGCGTCCGCTGGCGGAACGGGGTCCACCAGTGATTACAACATTTACTTGTTGGATGCCAATGGAACGGTGGTTGCAAGTAGTATCGATAGCAATGTCGGCAACGATGCCAGCGAATTCCTGGGCTACGTCAATACAACGAACTCAACCGATTTTCAGATCGTGATTACCCGATTAGCTGGAGCGGATGCAGGCTTGATGAAGTATGTCATTCTGTCCACTCAGCCCACGATCAATGAGTATGCCACGAATAGTGCGACGAGCTTCGGCCACTCGAATTCGGCTGGTGCGGCAGCTGTGGGTGCTTCTTACTATGTCGACACTCCTGAGTTCGGACAAGATCCACCTTTGCGGGAATCCTTTACTTCCTTGGGCGGCGTGCCGATTCTGTTTGATCTCAGCGGGAACCGTTTGGGGACTGCCGAGAATCGCCAAGCACCTAACTTCAGCGCAATTGACGGGGTAAACACGACCTTCTTCGGTCAAGACTCGGATGGCGATGGATTCCCGAACTTCTTCGGAACCTCCGCGGCTGCACCAAATGCCGCTGCCGTGGCCGCACTCATGTTGCAAAGAAACCCTGATTTGACGCCGACTGAGGTCTACACGATTCTTCAGGACACGGCGATCGACATGGAAACACCCGGCGCCGATCTACTCACCGGTTACGGTTTGATCGATGCGTTCGAGGCAGTTGGTGCTACGCCACTGCCGAGCAATCCGACTGGACCCGGTGGCGGTGGTTCGGGCAGCATCGACGTTTGCGGCGTTGCCCTGCCTAGCGGAACCACTTCCGTCGCCGGTGCGATTGGCGGTAACTTCTTCGCCTCGAATCATGCGATCCTCGATGGCACAAGCCCTGGGCAACTGGGCTACGATGAAGTCATCCTCGACTTCCTGCGTGGCAACGGAACATCGACTGAGATTCCTAAGTCGGAGTACTCCATCGCGGTCGTCGGAAACGGGAATGTTACCTGGTCGTTCAGCAACGGTACGCAACAAGCGACCGGATACGAACGCACCGACTTCTACAACATCAATTACATCGATCCGTCTATTTTCAATGAACTGATCTCGCACGATCTGATCATTGTTCTTTCCGGCGAAGATGCCATTACCGATGGTCTCTCGGCCAGCGAAATGGCCTTGTGGGCGACGGTGGAGGATAACATCGCGGACGCCGTGAATTATCGCGGACTGGATATTTGGGTTGGTGCTTCGGGCGGTGATGCCGCTTACCACGACTTCCTGCCGACTGGCATTCTGCCGACGACGGCGGAGGCTGGCATCGATCCGCTAGACGGTTTTGAGGTCACGGCTGAAGGCCAACTGCTAGGTATCACCGACACAATGGTCGATGCCGCGGATGCGACATTCTATTTCAACAGTGGACTTGATGGCGATCTGTCGACGTTGGAAATCCGCAACTTTGACGAATCGATTTCTGTCGCGGCGGCAGGTATTGCCTTTTACAACGATGAGCTGATTCCAGCTGCCGACGTGCCTGGCGGAACTACGCAGGGCATGGTGGGTTTGGCCTTCCAAGACTTGAACATGGATGGCTTCAAAGATGCGACTGAAATGGGAATTGCTGGCGCGAAGTACTTCATCGACTATAACGGCGACGGCTTGATTGGGCTTTGCGAACCAACTGCGACGTCAAACGCCGCCGGAGAATTCATTCTTCACGCGGCATATTCGGGTATGTTCCAGATCTTGCCGGTTCCTAGTCCAGGGGCCGTCACCACGACGACTACTCCTATCTATGTCACCATTGCCGATGACGGTTCGGCTTCGCTGAGTGCCCCGCTTGAGTTTGGCGTGATCGCGGGTTCCGACAGCGGAAATGGTGGGCTCGGTGGAAGCACGCCGGTTGCCCAAGGGGCTTACCTGGGTGCCAGCCCGATTGCCGATGATGGCGTCTTCTTCGGCAACGGCATTAAGAAGGGTACCAATACGGTCACCATCACTTCTAACGTCGTTCACAGCAACGTCGTATTGAACGCCTGGATCGACCTGAACAAGGACGGTGACTTCAACGATGCCAACGAACGCATCTTCACCAACGTCAAACTGACTCCGGGTCAAGCCAACTACACGTTCACTATTCCGACGAGCGTCTTTGATGACTCGGTTCTGCCGGACGCCGCTCGCCTGGCCGCCAACATGCGGTTCCGCGTCGGTCCGACCTTGAACGTTGGTCCGACGGCCGACGATGCGTTCGGTGAAATTGAAGACTACAAGGTCTTCATCACCCAGCCTGCCGATACCGGTCTGATTGCCGTGGACGACGTCTTCACATATGAGGAAGACACCGACGGACAGGTTTTCAACGTCTTGGCTAACGACAAGAGTTTCTTCAATCGCTCGCTGACCATCGTTCCAGGCAGCGTGACCAACATCAGCCCGGTCGAAACGCCTCCGCTGGACATCTATGTCTCGCCGGATGGAACGCGAATCATCTTTGACGCTGCCGGCGTGATGGACCTGACCGAAGACATCACGTTCGAGTACACCGTTCAAGATTCCGCTGGGGTCATGGAAACGGCGACGGTTACCTTAGTCGCTCCGATTGATCCCATGGCACTGACGGTCACCACCAACCAGTTGGCCTTCAACAACAAGACCCAGGCAGCCGACGTTAACAACGATGGCAGCCTGACCAACATCGACTACGTCATGATTCTGAACGAATTGCGAGGCACTGGTTCGCGTGCTCTGCCAAACTTTGGTAGCGGCTCGACGAACTTCAACAAGTTCATCGATGTGAACGCCGACGGTCGATTCTCAGCACTCGACTTGTTGCGTTTGATGGACATCATGGCGGACAAAAGCCCGCAAGGCGAATCCCTGGAGCAAGAACCCGTAGCTACCGAATCGGTAGAAACCCAGTTGGCCATGCCTGTGGTCGAGGTCGCGGCTCTGATCTCGAAGGCGGAAGTAACTAGCCCAGCGGCACCCGTTTCGCAGACGTACAGCAAATTCCAGGTGATCGCTTCCGATTGGGCGATTGCTTCGGAGACCGGCGACGTGGAAACGGTCGAAACGGAGGTGATTCTCGACGAAACCACGACCGAACTGGCATTCAGCTCGCTGGGAAGCGATCAGAGCGATCTGCTCTGGAGCGACAGTGATGAGCTCGAATTTGCATCCACCGATGGGGAGGCAGAAGACGACGTCTTTGCCGATCCGGAATGGGATAGCGAGCTGCTTAGCTATTAA